Proteins encoded together in one Chitinophaga sp. LS1 window:
- a CDS encoding non-ribosomal peptide synthetase: MNKQELLVYLRNLDVVLDLDNDGNLDVEVPQGVLNDELIEKIRANKPLLTEYLREMRGQQQLEVPIPVAPPQESYPLSSAQMRVWLTEQMEEDSNAYNISTVMEVPAALDPVVFEAAINAVIDRHEILRTTFREDEQGHIRQFITASSNAQFRLHFRDLSAGLEAELEARALIAKDSQQLYDLPAGPLFRVMLFRLSPSRQLLYFNMHHIISDGWSMNVLERDIMHYYEAFTSNKEVTLPPLEIQYKDYAYWQQAQLLSSTYALHRDFWLSRFGGELPLFELPVQSPRPSRRSHNGYSFTLQIDKTGVAALKEICRQQQATPFMGLLAVLNVLMYRYTGQEDLVIGTSAAGREQSSLQQQIGFYINTLPLRFQLKGRDTFRQHLASVRNDVLEYLQHQDYPFEKLVEDLGIKRDASRSPLFDVMVILHNEKEQTLPVVNDDLVLHGEQAIKYDLDIDFYEADEALLMKVGFNTDIYERDNITRLARHYAALLQALSEQPDVALQAVDYLDAGERDLLLHKFNDTAALYPAQEGVAALFARQVKTSPAATAFKKGTETITYKELDKRSNQLAAFIREQGAGEGQRVAICCAPSIEQVIAILAVIKTGGIYVPVDIHNAPSRVALILQEADPVLIITDGGLPLPGEGAPVIHLRTDAARITAIQDTAITILPIDENKVFCILYTSGSTGRPKGVVIREKSVMNRLHWMWKNYAFEAEECSVMKTSTGFVDHIWELFGPLLAGVSSVIFTKEELLDTAEFIRQLAHYQVTRIVLVPSLLKAILQKLESMDVSLLEHLRYWTCSGEQLSADLAYDFYSIFPDHILLNIYGSTEIMGDATCYNTAYQFGNGSLPGEAIPQFSLSIKDDVNGLIKEFNSRQEIIKPLPSREALEKFYDVSIDKAWTPEEYVDFLRNDLLPGIVNVSSPNYLGHMTSTIPPFIKDLSALLIELNQNLVKIDTSFAGSTIERQVIGMMHKVVYRMRYTFYKKHLQDAQYCLGVVTNGGTISNITALSYALNKALPAGDGFRGIVEEGIVKALAHFKYKGVVVLSSRLAHYSINKAMRTLGLGTSQVYKFEIDKDDLEAGRKKLVDYIERFRKEGMLVLAIIGVAGATETGRIDPLEELADIAAQYGIHFHADAAFGGMLLFSAQLAKKLKGIQRADTVTICGHKQMYLPMGASVCLFRSPDFASFSENNTFYQARKGSYDLGRFSIEGSRSFVSLLFHGALKMLGAKGFSDLMEMNYNRTLLLADKIGQRDNFQITTVPEMNILTYRYIPTALLKKFRAGNLSAEELQFVNELNRKLQKAEFTQGKYFVSFTEIEFDHPAVGVERERVVVLRAVIMNPYTTAADFDAMLDEQAFIAAQLESGGQFRLPGLLLQESTGRFIDKKNKTVPIGKPIANVSVYILDKNAQLLPIGVPGEICIAGDGVAAGYFALPTTTAEKFVPTPFGKGEIMYRTGDIGYWLPDGNIEYIGRTDDQVKIRGNRIELGEIEYAMQQLNGIYESVVQAQKDHKGSWRINAFYRGKNDYPADIIRQQLLVYLPDYMIPSMFIQVEEWPMTASGKINRKALSVPDYYQPANDNDVAPVNETETRICSIWKALLELDTMPGTAADFFSLGGHSLHIMQLANQYKASFGVHVSVKELFRHTTIRAHASLIPGKGVASPALLLPVTDAPDYPVSDGQRRIWILSQQASAASAYILSGSFEMEDAVDVDALQKAVNAIVQRHEILRTIFIEKEGQLRQVVLPAELSNITIAFISQDEKPFQLDKGPLLRIGLVANVLYYQMHHIISDGWSLEILRKEIYSAYQDYCNNKVPTLSSLKIQYRDYAVWQQQQLNTADRDYWMEQLAGPLPVTVFPSIRQRPPIKSYNGHVFSVRISNRIASDFAKLCQDHECSLFMGLMGVLNTLLYRYTGATDNIIGTSVAGRNLPELEDQIGFYINALPLRMQLVPGDTFTSVLEKIKLVILDAFDHQLYPFDRLVDELGVKGDMSHSPLFDIMLILHNERDNKQGSYMEPDRIYYEGRVAAKFDHLVYFTERQGGLDMSVEFNTDIYDSKGVQQLMHHFIYLMQQVAAKPDVQLDQVEYMSYAEKKQLIDLLEGPKREYADHNVLNRLEAICRQYPERIAVRGINRSFSYAELDELSRKIAGWLSAHYQVGYKDLVAIQLERSEWQVPLVWGILKCGAAYVPVDARYPAARRAMIVQDSKCKLVIEQDTLAAMIAGIESALVPVLPAIAVAPADLAYVIYTSGSTGIPKGVAITHRNLYHYLEHCIDNYFNDATLHYKIPWFTTLSFDLTVTSFFGAILSGGELIVYPEAQPVIDSLEDIFFKSDINFVKCTPAHILLLEGHQQGTSWVSQVVVGGEELLPHHIALLQQVRDDIRIYNEYGPTETTVGCTVAFIQGPYGKEKVAIGNPIMNTYAYVLDEQGQLVPEGVTGELCIGGDGVGRGYLYNETLTSAKFIADPYRQGRTIYKTGDKARLLPDGALDYLGRADNQVKVRGYRVEPGEIETALLKEQGIQQAIVMALGNGHEQQLIAWIVAAQEVDTEQLSGRLSGTLPVHMIPDRIIQLAAIPLTQNGKVDRAALAGLYKEEAQKGRYIAPRNATELKVQKIWQEVLKLTTDIGVMDDFLSMGGNSIRLMQLFNRYYRVFGVKITLADLFANSTLAGHAQLIARLPGGIYEEIAVLETQPDYPVSDGQRRIWVLSQMEHAVRSYNLGGHVLLQGHYQLAYLEEAIRLVTVRHEILRTVFRENTAGALRQVIIPAPLFHVAPAYSEYEQWDSDIASQLITTAIEAPFDLSNGPLFRIGLARFGNDQYLLYYTLHHIISDGWSLNILQREIAACYASLVNGVKPSIAPLRIQYKEFTAWQQKILDAGNVKLHRDFWLTQLAGELPVLQMPSVKVRPSVLTYNGHALGFLIDGKKRDQLRALCQNNQATLFMGLIAVLNALLYRYTGQEDIILGTPVAGREHAELEDQIGFYVNTLALRNSIHGEDSFLHVIGAVRKQVIAAFEHQVYPFDRLVEELGVRRDLSRSVLFDVMIMLQNFQGAEKEEIAAGILDEGACGIKFDLVFDFSERANGIYLRLEYNNAIYDAAFATQLIRHFEALMNGLLESPAAPLGEINYLSGKEVHHLVQENNATSSWYPDRESAYSLFRQQVAARYLQPVLVEDGAVLTYGELDHLSNQLAGYLQQAGIGKGCLVPVFLHRSAMQVIAILGIIRTGAAYVPIDPAYPEERVAYILSDSGAKVVLSNHALSPLLNKFKGIQVLSLDSEHPLQHTNVPVTVTPDDLLYVIYTSGSTGMPKGVMIAHTSMVNLVHWHQQRYEVAPGDASTMMAGPGFDASALELWSALLTGSVLHIIPDQLKLDSHRLMQYYSDHHITHAFVPPALVGELIHIPAPLHLRLKYVLIGGDRLPYLDVSQLPYRLVNQYGPTEGTVMVTDHIVGREETTASPIGKPLANTRIYILDTKGNPVPVGVTGEIHIGGIPLARGYWNNEALTAEKFIQPATIGERIYKTGDTGRWLPDGSIAYQGRTDEQVKIRGYRVEPGEIIHRLLQVPGITGAVVTSFTGTDGQLKLAAYYEGPLPVTGLREILLKGLPEYMVPSSFIHLEKLPLTPNGKIDRQVLPLPQEQPGRSSGVLAARDEVEASMVSIVAELLGREPGTISIDDNFFDLGATSLTMVKLVNSITAHFNRPLNVVTLFRYPNIRLLAEVYQQVPGNNELMAENAGQSDDVFSLFEES, from the coding sequence ATGAACAAGCAAGAGCTTTTGGTATACCTGAGAAACCTGGACGTGGTCCTGGACCTCGATAATGATGGTAACCTGGATGTGGAGGTGCCACAAGGTGTGCTCAATGATGAACTGATCGAAAAGATAAGAGCAAATAAACCGTTGCTGACAGAATACCTCCGGGAAATGCGGGGACAACAGCAATTGGAAGTGCCCATCCCTGTGGCTCCCCCGCAGGAAAGCTATCCATTATCCTCTGCACAAATGCGGGTATGGTTGACTGAACAAATGGAGGAGGATAGTAATGCCTATAATATCAGTACGGTCATGGAAGTACCAGCAGCGCTGGATCCCGTTGTATTCGAAGCGGCCATCAATGCAGTTATCGACCGTCATGAAATATTAAGGACCACTTTCAGGGAAGATGAGCAGGGCCATATACGGCAGTTTATAACAGCATCATCCAACGCGCAGTTCAGGTTGCATTTCAGGGATCTTTCAGCCGGGCTGGAAGCGGAGCTGGAAGCCAGGGCACTCATCGCGAAAGATAGTCAACAGCTGTACGACCTCCCGGCAGGGCCTTTATTCAGGGTGATGTTGTTTCGCCTCAGTCCATCCAGGCAATTGCTTTATTTCAATATGCACCATATCATCAGTGATGGATGGTCAATGAATGTGCTGGAAAGAGATATCATGCACTATTATGAAGCCTTTACCAGTAATAAAGAGGTAACATTACCTCCGCTGGAAATTCAGTACAAGGATTATGCATACTGGCAACAAGCGCAGCTGCTTTCTTCCACGTATGCCCTGCACCGGGATTTCTGGTTATCCCGGTTTGGTGGGGAACTGCCTTTATTCGAATTGCCGGTACAGTCTCCAAGACCATCCAGGCGATCGCATAATGGGTATTCATTTACCCTGCAGATTGACAAAACAGGCGTAGCTGCATTAAAAGAAATATGCAGACAGCAACAGGCAACTCCTTTCATGGGATTACTGGCCGTTTTGAATGTGCTCATGTATCGTTATACCGGCCAGGAAGACCTGGTGATTGGTACATCTGCTGCGGGGCGCGAACAGTCATCCCTACAGCAACAGATTGGATTTTATATCAACACATTGCCGCTCCGGTTTCAGTTGAAGGGGCGCGATACATTCCGGCAACACCTGGCATCCGTGAGGAATGATGTGTTAGAATATTTACAGCACCAGGATTATCCCTTTGAAAAACTGGTAGAAGATCTGGGCATCAAAAGAGATGCCAGTCGTTCTCCATTGTTTGATGTGATGGTCATCCTGCATAATGAAAAGGAACAGACCCTGCCTGTGGTGAATGACGACCTGGTATTGCATGGAGAACAAGCGATCAAATACGACCTGGATATTGATTTTTATGAAGCGGATGAGGCATTACTGATGAAGGTGGGTTTTAACACGGATATTTATGAAAGAGATAATATTACGAGGCTGGCCCGTCATTATGCTGCATTACTGCAAGCGCTGAGTGAGCAACCGGATGTAGCATTGCAGGCAGTGGATTACCTGGATGCAGGGGAGCGGGATTTGTTGTTACATAAATTTAATGATACAGCTGCTCTTTATCCCGCACAGGAAGGCGTAGCTGCATTATTTGCCAGGCAGGTAAAGACTTCGCCAGCGGCGACTGCATTTAAAAAAGGAACGGAGACAATTACCTATAAGGAACTGGATAAAAGAAGTAACCAGTTGGCTGCATTTATCCGTGAGCAGGGTGCCGGCGAAGGCCAGCGGGTGGCTATTTGTTGTGCACCATCCATTGAACAGGTGATTGCCATTCTTGCTGTTATAAAGACAGGTGGAATTTATGTGCCTGTCGATATTCACAATGCGCCGTCCCGGGTAGCGCTGATACTGCAGGAAGCTGACCCTGTATTGATTATTACTGATGGCGGATTGCCACTGCCAGGGGAAGGAGCGCCTGTGATTCATCTCCGCACCGATGCTGCCCGGATTACCGCAATACAGGATACGGCCATTACGATACTACCCATAGATGAAAACAAGGTCTTCTGTATATTATATACTTCAGGATCTACTGGCAGACCAAAGGGTGTGGTGATCAGGGAAAAATCCGTGATGAACCGCCTGCACTGGATGTGGAAGAATTATGCTTTTGAAGCAGAAGAATGTAGTGTGATGAAGACGTCTACAGGCTTTGTGGATCATATCTGGGAGCTGTTTGGGCCGTTATTGGCCGGGGTGAGCAGCGTTATCTTTACAAAAGAAGAGCTACTGGATACTGCTGAATTTATCCGGCAATTAGCCCATTACCAGGTTACCCGTATAGTACTGGTGCCCTCGTTATTAAAAGCCATCCTGCAAAAGCTGGAATCTATGGATGTTTCTTTACTGGAACATCTTCGCTACTGGACATGTAGTGGTGAGCAGTTGAGCGCTGATCTGGCCTATGATTTTTATTCTATATTCCCTGATCATATCCTGCTGAACATCTATGGCTCTACCGAAATCATGGGAGATGCTACCTGTTATAATACGGCTTATCAATTTGGGAACGGTAGCTTACCTGGTGAAGCGATTCCCCAATTTAGTCTTTCCATCAAAGACGATGTGAATGGTTTGATAAAAGAATTTAACAGCAGGCAGGAAATTATCAAACCACTGCCTTCCAGGGAAGCGTTGGAGAAATTCTATGATGTTTCCATAGATAAAGCCTGGACGCCGGAAGAATATGTGGACTTTCTCCGAAATGACCTGCTGCCGGGTATCGTGAATGTTTCGAGTCCTAATTACCTGGGGCATATGACCAGTACGATTCCTCCTTTCATCAAGGACCTGAGTGCACTGCTGATAGAGCTGAACCAGAACCTGGTGAAGATTGACACTTCTTTTGCCGGCAGTACGATAGAGCGGCAGGTGATTGGTATGATGCACAAGGTTGTGTACCGGATGCGCTATACCTTTTATAAAAAGCATTTGCAGGATGCACAGTACTGCCTGGGGGTAGTCACCAATGGGGGAACTATATCAAATATAACTGCATTGAGCTATGCATTGAATAAAGCACTCCCCGCCGGAGATGGTTTCAGGGGAATTGTAGAAGAAGGGATTGTGAAAGCATTGGCGCATTTTAAGTATAAAGGGGTGGTAGTTCTCAGTTCCAGGCTGGCGCATTATTCTATTAATAAGGCCATGAGGACGCTGGGGCTGGGTACTTCGCAGGTATATAAATTTGAAATTGACAAAGACGACCTGGAAGCAGGCAGAAAAAAACTCGTTGATTATATTGAGCGGTTCAGGAAAGAAGGCATGCTCGTGCTGGCGATCATTGGAGTAGCGGGAGCTACCGAGACCGGCCGTATAGATCCACTGGAAGAACTGGCCGACATTGCAGCACAATATGGAATTCATTTTCATGCGGATGCTGCATTTGGAGGAATGTTACTTTTCTCTGCCCAGTTAGCGAAAAAGCTGAAGGGCATACAAAGAGCAGATACGGTGACGATTTGTGGTCATAAACAAATGTACCTGCCAATGGGCGCCAGTGTATGCCTGTTCCGCTCTCCTGATTTTGCCTCTTTTTCTGAGAATAATACATTTTACCAGGCCCGGAAAGGTAGTTATGACCTGGGGCGTTTCAGTATAGAAGGATCCCGTTCATTTGTTTCCCTATTGTTTCATGGTGCGCTGAAGATGCTGGGCGCAAAAGGATTCAGTGACCTGATGGAGATGAACTACAACCGGACACTGTTGCTGGCAGATAAAATCGGTCAGCGGGATAACTTCCAGATCACGACGGTGCCTGAGATGAATATTCTTACCTACCGGTATATTCCCACTGCCTTACTCAAAAAATTCAGGGCTGGTAACTTATCAGCCGAAGAATTACAATTTGTTAATGAGCTGAACAGGAAACTGCAAAAGGCAGAATTTACACAGGGAAAATATTTTGTTTCCTTTACTGAAATTGAATTTGATCATCCGGCAGTAGGAGTGGAGAGAGAGCGGGTAGTGGTATTAAGGGCGGTGATTATGAACCCTTATACGACCGCTGCAGATTTTGATGCCATGCTGGATGAGCAGGCTTTTATTGCTGCTCAACTTGAAAGCGGAGGTCAATTCAGATTGCCGGGTTTATTATTACAGGAAAGCACTGGTAGGTTTATTGATAAGAAAAATAAAACTGTTCCTATTGGAAAGCCAATTGCCAATGTTAGTGTATATATACTTGACAAGAATGCACAGTTGTTGCCGATAGGTGTACCCGGTGAGATCTGCATTGCAGGAGATGGTGTGGCAGCAGGGTATTTTGCATTACCCACCACGACTGCTGAAAAATTTGTACCCACTCCATTTGGAAAAGGGGAGATCATGTATCGTACGGGAGATATTGGCTACTGGCTGCCCGATGGTAACATAGAATATATTGGCCGTACAGATGACCAGGTAAAGATCAGGGGAAACAGGATAGAGCTGGGTGAGATTGAATATGCCATGCAACAGTTGAATGGCATTTATGAAAGTGTGGTACAGGCACAAAAAGATCACAAGGGTTCATGGCGGATAAATGCATTTTACAGGGGAAAGAATGATTATCCTGCAGATATCATCAGGCAACAGTTACTGGTTTACCTGCCTGATTATATGATCCCTTCCATGTTTATCCAGGTAGAAGAGTGGCCAATGACAGCCAGTGGAAAGATTAACAGGAAGGCGTTGTCTGTTCCCGATTATTATCAGCCTGCTAATGATAATGATGTGGCGCCTGTGAATGAAACGGAAACCCGCATTTGTTCTATATGGAAAGCCTTACTGGAACTGGATACGATGCCAGGTACTGCGGCAGACTTTTTCAGTCTTGGAGGGCATAGTCTGCATATCATGCAACTGGCCAACCAATATAAAGCCAGCTTTGGTGTGCATGTGTCTGTGAAGGAGTTATTCAGGCATACCACTATCCGTGCGCATGCCAGCCTGATACCAGGTAAAGGTGTTGCTTCCCCCGCGCTGCTCCTGCCTGTTACAGATGCACCTGATTACCCCGTGTCCGATGGGCAACGGAGGATCTGGATCTTGAGCCAGCAGGCGAGTGCAGCCAGTGCTTATATTTTGTCCGGCTCATTTGAAATGGAAGATGCAGTCGATGTAGATGCCCTGCAAAAAGCGGTGAACGCCATTGTACAGCGACATGAGATATTGAGAACAATTTTTATTGAAAAAGAAGGCCAGCTGCGGCAGGTAGTACTGCCCGCTGAGCTATCAAATATTACCATAGCATTCATTTCACAGGATGAAAAGCCTTTTCAGCTCGATAAAGGACCGTTATTGCGTATTGGATTAGTGGCTAATGTGCTGTATTATCAAATGCACCATATCATTAGTGATGGATGGTCATTAGAAATACTAAGAAAAGAAATTTACAGTGCTTACCAGGACTATTGTAATAATAAAGTTCCCACGCTATCGTCCTTAAAGATTCAGTACAGGGATTACGCGGTATGGCAACAGCAGCAGTTGAATACCGCTGACCGGGATTACTGGATGGAACAATTGGCAGGACCGCTTCCGGTGACAGTATTCCCTTCTATTCGTCAAAGGCCGCCGATCAAGTCTTACAATGGCCATGTATTTTCTGTGCGTATCAGTAACCGTATTGCTTCGGATTTTGCTAAACTGTGCCAGGATCATGAATGCTCCCTGTTTATGGGGTTAATGGGTGTATTAAACACATTGCTATACAGGTATACAGGTGCTACTGACAACATTATAGGGACTTCTGTCGCAGGCAGGAATCTACCGGAACTGGAAGACCAGATCGGTTTTTATATCAATGCGCTTCCCCTTAGAATGCAATTGGTGCCGGGTGATACATTTACCAGTGTGCTGGAAAAGATAAAGCTGGTCATACTGGATGCTTTTGATCACCAGCTGTATCCATTTGACAGGCTGGTAGATGAGCTGGGCGTAAAAGGAGATATGAGCCATTCTCCATTGTTTGATATAATGCTGATCCTGCATAATGAGCGGGATAATAAGCAGGGATCTTATATGGAGCCTGACAGGATATATTATGAAGGGCGGGTAGCTGCAAAGTTTGATCACCTGGTCTATTTCACGGAAAGACAGGGTGGGCTGGATATGAGTGTAGAGTTCAATACGGACATCTATGATAGTAAGGGCGTGCAACAGTTGATGCACCATTTTATTTATTTGATGCAGCAGGTTGCTGCAAAGCCTGATGTGCAGCTTGACCAGGTGGAATATATGTCTTATGCAGAGAAAAAACAGCTGATTGATTTACTCGAAGGACCTAAACGGGAATATGCTGATCATAATGTATTAAACAGGCTGGAAGCTATTTGCCGGCAATACCCTGAGCGGATTGCTGTGCGGGGTATCAACCGGTCATTCAGCTATGCAGAACTGGATGAGCTGTCCCGTAAAATCGCGGGGTGGTTATCTGCTCATTACCAGGTAGGATACAAGGATCTTGTAGCTATACAGCTGGAAAGAAGTGAATGGCAGGTGCCGCTGGTGTGGGGGATCCTGAAGTGTGGGGCCGCCTATGTGCCTGTTGATGCAAGATACCCGGCGGCCAGACGCGCGATGATTGTGCAGGATAGTAAATGTAAGCTAGTCATTGAACAGGATACATTAGCAGCTATGATTGCTGGCATTGAAAGTGCACTTGTGCCGGTATTACCTGCGATAGCTGTAGCCCCTGCTGATCTTGCATATGTGATCTACACTTCCGGCTCTACGGGTATACCCAAAGGTGTAGCCATTACACACAGGAATTTATATCATTACCTGGAACATTGCATTGACAATTATTTCAATGATGCAACCTTGCATTACAAAATACCGTGGTTCACTACTTTGTCATTCGATTTGACTGTGACCAGCTTCTTTGGGGCTATTCTCAGTGGTGGTGAGCTGATCGTGTACCCGGAAGCACAACCGGTCATAGATAGCCTGGAAGATATCTTCTTTAAAAGTGACATCAATTTTGTAAAATGTACACCTGCTCATATACTTTTACTGGAAGGGCATCAGCAGGGTACATCGTGGGTGAGCCAGGTGGTGGTAGGCGGAGAAGAATTATTGCCCCATCATATTGCCTTATTGCAACAGGTGAGGGATGATATCCGGATTTACAATGAATATGGTCCTACAGAAACGACCGTTGGTTGTACCGTAGCATTCATACAGGGGCCCTATGGCAAAGAAAAAGTAGCAATAGGCAACCCCATCATGAATACGTATGCCTATGTGCTGGATGAGCAGGGACAGCTGGTTCCGGAAGGTGTGACAGGCGAATTATGTATAGGAGGCGATGGGGTAGGCCGCGGATATTTGTATAATGAAACCCTGACCAGTGCGAAATTCATTGCAGACCCTTACCGGCAGGGTCGTACCATTTATAAAACAGGCGATAAAGCCAGGTTACTGCCGGATGGTGCTCTTGATTACCTGGGCAGGGCGGATAACCAGGTGAAAGTACGTGGTTATCGTGTAGAGCCCGGGGAAATTGAAACTGCTTTATTGAAGGAACAAGGTATTCAACAGGCCATCGTCATGGCGTTGGGGAATGGTCATGAGCAGCAGCTAATAGCATGGATAGTCGCTGCACAGGAGGTGGATACAGAACAGTTATCTGGCAGACTGTCAGGTACCTTACCAGTGCATATGATCCCTGATCGTATTATACAGCTAGCTGCCATTCCATTGACACAGAATGGAAAGGTAGACAGGGCAGCCCTGGCAGGACTGTACAAAGAGGAAGCGCAAAAGGGCAGGTATATAGCCCCCCGCAACGCGACGGAGCTAAAGGTGCAAAAGATATGGCAGGAGGTATTGAAGCTGACAACTGATATTGGTGTGATGGACGATTTCCTGTCAATGGGAGGCAACAGCATCCGCTTAATGCAGTTATTTAACCGTTATTACCGTGTATTCGGTGTGAAGATAACGTTGGCCGATTTGTTTGCCAACAGTACGCTGGCAGGGCATGCGCAGTTAATTGCCCGCCTTCCGGGGGGTATTTACGAGGAGATTGCAGTACTGGAAACACAGCCTGACTATCCGGTATCTGATGGACAACGCCGGATCTGGGTATTGAGCCAGATGGAACATGCCGTGAGATCTTATAACCTGGGTGGACATGTATTATTACAAGGTCATTACCAGCTGGCCTACCTGGAAGAAGCCATCCGGCTGGTAACCGTACGCCATGAAATACTGCGCACGGTATTCAGGGAAAATACTGCCGGAGCGCTCAGGCAGGTGATCATACCCGCCCCATTGTTCCATGTCGCTCCTGCATACAGCGAGTATGAGCAATGGGATAGCGATATCGCCAGTCAGCTCATCACAACAGCTATCGAAGCACCCTTCGATCTTTCAAATGGTCCCTTGTTTCGCATTGGTCTCGCCCGGTTTGGCAATGATCAATACCTGTTATACTATACTTTACATCATATCATCAGTGACGGTTGGTCATTGAACATTTTGCAGCGGGAAATTGCTGCCTGTTATGCATCGCTCGTAAATGGCGTGAAGCCTTCCATTGCTCCTTTACGTATTCAGTATAAAGAATTTACTGCCTGGCAGCAAAAGATATTGGATGCCGGCAATGTGAAGTTACACCGCGATTTTTGGTTGACCCAGCTGGCAGGCGAGCTGCCGGTGCTGCAAATGCCTTCCGTAAAAGTACGTCCATCGGTGCTAACATATAATGGTCATGCGCTGGGCTTCCTGATCGATGGCAAAAAAAGAGATCAGTTACGCGCATTGTGCCAGAATAACCAGGCGACCCTTTTTATGGGTCTTATTGCGGTGCTCAATGCTTTATTGTATCGTTACACCGGGCAGGAAGATATCATATTAGGTACGCCTGTGGCAGGACGTGAACATGCAGAGCTGGAAGACCAGATCGGTTTTTATGTGAATACCCTGGCATTACGGAACAGCATTCATGGAGAGGACTCGTTTTTGCATGTAATAGGCGCTGTCAGGAAGCAGGTAATTGCTGCTTTTGAGCACCAGGTTTATCCTTTTGACCGGTTGGTAGAAGAGCTTGGTGTAAGGCGCGATCTGAGCCGGTCTGTCCTGTTTGATGTGATGATTATGTTGCAGAATTTCCAGGGTGCAGAAAAGGAGGAAATTGCTGCCGGCATATTGGATGAAGGCGCCTGTGGGATAAAATTTGATCTTGTATTCGACTTTTCTGAAAGGGCAAATGGTATTTACCTCCGGCTTGAATATAATAACGCTATTTATGATGCCGCATTTGCCACACAGCTGATCCGGCATTTTGAAGCATTGATGAATGGTTTGTTGGAAAGCCCGGCAGCCCCCCTGGGTGAAATAAATTACCTGTCCGGAAAAGAGGTGCATCATTTAGTACAGGAAAATAATGCCACCAGTTCCTGGTATCCTGACAGGGAAAGTGCATACTCTCTATTCAGGCAACAGGTGGCTGCCCGCTATTTGCAGCCGGTCCTGGTAGAAGATGGGGCTGTGCTCACGTATGGTGAGCTGGATCATCTCAGCAATCAACTGGCGGGTTATCTGCAGCAGGCAGGTATTGGAAAAGGTTGCCTTGTTCCCGTATTCCTGCACCGGTCTGCCATGCAGGTGATTGCTATCCTGGGTATTATCAGGACAGGTGCAGCGTATGTGCCTATTGATCCCGCTTATCCCGAAGAGCGGGTTGCATATATACTATCGGATTCAGGGGCGAAGGTTGTGCTGTCGAATCATGCATTATCGCCATTGTTAAACAAATTTAAAGGTATACAGGTCCTTAGCCTGGACAGTGAGCATCCTTTACAGCATACAAATGTGCCGGTAACTGTCACTCCGGATGACCTGTTATACGTCATTTATACTTCCGGGTCGACCGGAATGCCGAAAGGGGTAATGATCGCGCATACTTCTATGGTGAACCTGGTACACTGGCACCAGCAAAGGTATGAGGTAGCGCCGGGAGATGCTTCCACGATGATGGCAGGCCCGGGGTTTGATGCCAGTGCACTGGAGCTGTGGTCTGCTTTGCTCACGGGTTCCGTGCTGCATATAATACCTGATCAGCTAAAGCTGGATAGCCATCGCCTGATGCAATATTATTCCGACCACCACATTACGCATGCCTTCGTACCACCTGCACTGGTGGGAGAATTAATCCACATTCCTGCACCCCTTCACCTGCGGTTGAAATATGTGCTGATTGGAGGTGACAGGCTGCCCTACCTGGATGTAAGCCAGTTGCCTTACCGGTTGGTGAATCAATACGGCCCTACAGAAGGTACGGTGATGGTGACGGATCATATCGTAGGCAGGGAGGAGACAACGGCATCACCTATCGGGAAGCCCCTGGCCAATACGAGAATCTACATACTTGATACAAAAGGTAACCCGGTTCCTGTAGGTGTAACAGGAGAGATTCATATCGGAGGGATCCCGCTTGCGAGAGGATACTGGAATAATGAGGCGTTGACTGCTGAAAAATTCATTCAGCCTGCAACAATCGGGGAGCGTATTTATAAAACGGGAGATACAGGCAGGTGGTTGCCCGATGGCAGTATTGCCTACCAGGGGCGTACAGACGAACAGGTAAAGATTCGTGGATACCGGGTAGAACCTGGAGAAATTATACACCGGTTATTGCAGGTCCCCGGCATTACGGGAGCGGTGGTGACGTCTTTCACAGGTACCGACGGACAGTTAAAACTGGCGGCTTATTATGAAGGTCCATTGCCGGTAACCGGGTTAAGGGAGATACTATTGAAAGGGCTGCCTGAATATATGGTTCCTTCTTCATTTATACACCTGGAGAAGCTGCCATTGACCCCTAACGGTAAAATCGACCGGCAGGTATTACCTCTTCCGCAGGAACAGCCGGGAAGATCTTCCGGTGTGTTAGCTGCCAGGGATGAAGTAGAAGCCTCCATGGTGAGCATCGTTGCTGAATTATTGGGCAGGGAGCCGGGTACGATCAGTATAGATGATAACTTCTTTGACCTGGGTGCTACTTCACTCACGATGGTAAAACTTGTTAACTCAATTACCGCTCATTTCAACAGGCCACTGAATGTAGTCACGTTGTTCCGGTATCCCAATATTCGTTTGCTGGCCGAGGTCTATCAACAGGTGCCCGGGAATAATGAACTGATGGCTGAAAATGCGGGTCAGTCAGACGATGTATTTAGCTTATTTGAAGAATCCTAG